In Odocoileus virginianus isolate 20LAN1187 ecotype Illinois chromosome 5, Ovbor_1.2, whole genome shotgun sequence, a single window of DNA contains:
- the CCDC190 gene encoding coiled-coil domain-containing protein 190 isoform X2, translating to MKRMERHMVRGPLHKHFDLERKSAKQAEARLSQSLRRLEDICLYHVKSLTREQRQLQKELRRLQQDIIKKKLCSYFGNGSQKRPEDVLMLSSQGGQKHRVPQANKASALTTNTTQEISKTKSQMPPFHHIGPKDPMKSKRQSLSQNNRTSHFIEEKLQAQEKDSINPSKRKGSNESISLLCQNQDVSTHTVDGGPSSSPADGTEPAHGDETRSNDANARPDHTTAKQIPLDPVGGGGDFKDKPQTSTYLELFEKARKAHYLRHRIPPESERLLSIGEIFGHKESSQSRAENGCENRVNI from the exons ATGAAGAGAATGGAGAGGCATATGGTCAGGGGACCACTACATAAGCACTTCGATCTGGAGAGGAAAAGCGCGAAGCAGGCTGAAGCCAGACTCAGCCAAAGCCTGCGGAGACTAGAGGACATCTGCCTGTACCACGTcaagtccctgaccagggagcagagacagctccagaaagaactgCGGAGACTGCAGCAAG ATATCATCAAGAAAAAGCTCTGCTCTTACTTTGGGAATGGAAGTCAGAAGAGACCAGAAGATGTTCTCATGCTCTCATCACAGGGAGGACAGAAGCACAGAGTTCCGCAGGCTAACAAAGCTAG CGCACTGACAACAAATACGACTCAAGAAATATCCAAAACCAAGTCCCAGATGCCTCCTTTCCATCACATTGGTCCCAAGGACCCCATGAAAAGTAAAAGGCAGTCACTATCTCAAAATAACAGAACTTCCCACTTCATAGAAGAGAAGCTGCAAGCCCAAGAGAAAGATTCTATAAACCCATCAAAACGAAAAGGCTCCAACGAGAGCATCTCTCTTCTCTGTCAAAATCAAGACGTCTCCACCCACACTGTAGACGGAGGCCCCAGTTCCAGCCCAGCTGATGGTACTGAACCGGCACATGGTGATGAGACCAGATCAAATGATGCCAACGCAAGGCCAGACCACACCACTGCAAAACAAATCCCCCTGGATCCCGTGGGAGGTGGAGGAGACTTCAAAGATAAGCCCCAAACATCAACCTACTTGGAGTTGTTTGAAAAAGCCAGAAAAGCTCATTATCTCCGGCACCGGATCCCCCCTGAGTCTGAGAGATTGCTCAGCATTGGGGAGATCTTTGGGCACAAGGAATCCTCACAGTCCAGAGCAGAAAATGGATGTGAGAACAGGGTGAACATCTAA
- the CCDC190 gene encoding coiled-coil domain-containing protein 190 isoform X1: MKRMERHMVRGPLHKHFDLERKSAKQAEARLSQSLRRLEDICLYHVKSLTREQRQLQKELRRLQQADIIKKKLCSYFGNGSQKRPEDVLMLSSQGGQKHRVPQANKASALTTNTTQEISKTKSQMPPFHHIGPKDPMKSKRQSLSQNNRTSHFIEEKLQAQEKDSINPSKRKGSNESISLLCQNQDVSTHTVDGGPSSSPADGTEPAHGDETRSNDANARPDHTTAKQIPLDPVGGGGDFKDKPQTSTYLELFEKARKAHYLRHRIPPESERLLSIGEIFGHKESSQSRAENGCENRVNI, from the exons ATGAAGAGAATGGAGAGGCATATGGTCAGGGGACCACTACATAAGCACTTCGATCTGGAGAGGAAAAGCGCGAAGCAGGCTGAAGCCAGACTCAGCCAAAGCCTGCGGAGACTAGAGGACATCTGCCTGTACCACGTcaagtccctgaccagggagcagagacagctccagaaagaactgCGGAGACTGCAGCAAG CAGATATCATCAAGAAAAAGCTCTGCTCTTACTTTGGGAATGGAAGTCAGAAGAGACCAGAAGATGTTCTCATGCTCTCATCACAGGGAGGACAGAAGCACAGAGTTCCGCAGGCTAACAAAGCTAG CGCACTGACAACAAATACGACTCAAGAAATATCCAAAACCAAGTCCCAGATGCCTCCTTTCCATCACATTGGTCCCAAGGACCCCATGAAAAGTAAAAGGCAGTCACTATCTCAAAATAACAGAACTTCCCACTTCATAGAAGAGAAGCTGCAAGCCCAAGAGAAAGATTCTATAAACCCATCAAAACGAAAAGGCTCCAACGAGAGCATCTCTCTTCTCTGTCAAAATCAAGACGTCTCCACCCACACTGTAGACGGAGGCCCCAGTTCCAGCCCAGCTGATGGTACTGAACCGGCACATGGTGATGAGACCAGATCAAATGATGCCAACGCAAGGCCAGACCACACCACTGCAAAACAAATCCCCCTGGATCCCGTGGGAGGTGGAGGAGACTTCAAAGATAAGCCCCAAACATCAACCTACTTGGAGTTGTTTGAAAAAGCCAGAAAAGCTCATTATCTCCGGCACCGGATCCCCCCTGAGTCTGAGAGATTGCTCAGCATTGGGGAGATCTTTGGGCACAAGGAATCCTCACAGTCCAGAGCAGAAAATGGATGTGAGAACAGGGTGAACATCTAA